The following are encoded together in the Terriglobales bacterium genome:
- a CDS encoding EVE domain-containing protein, whose translation MPYLLKTEPSEYSFDDLVRDKKTLWDGVTNPVALKNLRAMQPGEKLVIYHTGDEKRAVGTASVVKVDASDPKAPQVILEAGHALKTPVTLAEVKANRLFADSPLVRQGRLSVVPLSDAQYRFLTGGK comes from the coding sequence ATGCCCTATCTGTTGAAAACCGAACCGTCGGAGTATTCCTTCGACGACCTGGTGCGCGACAAGAAGACGTTGTGGGACGGCGTAACCAACCCCGTGGCGCTGAAGAATCTGCGCGCCATGCAGCCCGGCGAGAAGCTGGTGATCTACCACACCGGCGACGAGAAGCGCGCGGTGGGCACGGCGTCGGTGGTCAAAGTCGATGCCAGCGATCCGAAAGCGCCCCAGGTGATCCTGGAAGCGGGGCACGCCCTCAAAACGCCGGTGACGCTCGCCGAGGTCAAGGCGAATCGCCTGTTCGCCGATTCGCCGCTGGTGCGCCAGGGCCGTTTGTCGGTGGTTCCACTCAGCGACGCGCAGTACAGGTTCCTGACGGGAGGAAAGTGA